The window CGGCCTCGTGCTCGCACTGATCCAGGAGAGCCGGACGCGAGCGGGGCAGATCGTGACGTTTGTCTACCTGTGGCTGTTTCGCGGCACGCCGGTGCTGTTCCAGGTCATTTTCATCTACAACGTGCTGCCGTCGTTCGGAATCAAGCTGTCGGCCTTCGTTTGTGCCGTGCTGGCACTGTCCTTGAACGAAGGCGCGTACATGGCGGAAATCCTGCGTTCGGGTCTGCAGGCGGTGAAGAAGGGCCAGCGCACAGCCGGCCTCGCGCTCGGCATGACCGGCGGCCAGATGATGCGTTATGTCGTCGTTCCACAGGCGGCGCGAATCGTGCTGCCGCCGATCGGCAATCAGATGATCGGCATGCTGAAGCTCAGCGCACTGGTCTCGGTGATCGCCGTCGAAGAACTGCTGCTGGTCGCCAATCAGACCGCGAGCGCCGACTTTCGCTACTTCGAGGCGTTGACCGCGGCCGGTATCTATTATCTCGCGATGACGACGGCCTTCATGGGCCTGCAGATCCTGATCGAGACAGCGCTCGATCCCAAGAAGCGCCAGCGGATGCGCCAGGTTTCGCTGACCGAGCGGATGCTCGGAACATCGAAATCGTTTGCGGTCCGATAGGTGCAGGGAGCAGTCATGCAGCATCTTCTCGAGATCGTCGGGATCAAC is drawn from Nitrobacteraceae bacterium AZCC 2146 and contains these coding sequences:
- a CDS encoding polar amino acid transport system permease protein (product_source=KO:K02029; cath_funfam=1.10.3720.10; cog=COG0765; ko=KO:K02029; pfam=PF00528; superfamily=161098; tigrfam=TIGR01726; transmembrane_helix_parts=Outside_1_19,TMhelix_20_42,Inside_43_52,TMhelix_53_75,Outside_76_84,TMhelix_85_107,Inside_108_119,TMhelix_120_138,Outside_139_152,TMhelix_153_175,Inside_176_187,TMhelix_188_210,Outside_211_241), yielding MSIELVLQYLASPSFVRGAGMTLLLTATSLFFGVVIGLVLALIQESRTRAGQIVTFVYLWLFRGTPVLFQVIFIYNVLPSFGIKLSAFVCAVLALSLNEGAYMAEILRSGLQAVKKGQRTAGLALGMTGGQMMRYVVVPQAARIVLPPIGNQMIGMLKLSALVSVIAVEELLLVANQTASADFRYFEALTAAGIYYLAMTTAFMGLQILIETALDPKKRQRMRQVSLTERMLGTSKSFAVR